In one Lycium barbarum isolate Lr01 chromosome 7, ASM1917538v2, whole genome shotgun sequence genomic region, the following are encoded:
- the LOC132604020 gene encoding protein ECERIFERUM 2 produces the protein MGVEKLISDVRLSSVVPATITGDDKVHEFTNTDLIMKLHYIKCLYFFKNDVVEGLDIHDLKKPMFQLLELYYHASGRIRRSGGGDDGGRPFIKCNDSGVRIVEAKCRNKTIDEWLAMFMNDASVNEELVYDQVLGPDLGFAPLLFIQFTWFKCGGMSIGLSWAHVLGDAFSASNFLNIWAQIMAGQLPPQFLKKPTITNKFINSPLLLSPVERLPFFIKRVDPVGDHWKLTNTCKMQSHSFHITQKQLNQLIFKGCGTKVKPFDAICATVWKILAKVRGKYSSEPNIVTIIRRDDKSCDRKTTEVSSNGQVISIIEANNVIVSEADTSKLAKLIAEKVVNETRVVEDLMKKENGTSDFVVYGANLTFVNLEEAKIYDLEVRGKKPIFASYNISGVGDEGVVLVLPGPKNLNGKEGGRIVNVILPEDQIEGLKNEMREA, from the exons ATGGGCGTCGAGAAATTAATCTCCGACGTGAGGTTATCGTCCGTCGTGCCGGCGACTATCACGGGAGACGATAAAGTCCATGAATTTACCAACACGGACTTAATCATGAAGCTTCATTACATTAAGTgtctttattttttcaaaaatgatGTAGTTGAAGGTTTGGATATTCATGACCTAAAAAAGCCCATGTTTCAACTTCTTGAGCTTTATTATCATGCTTCCGGCAGGATTAGGCGGTCCGGTGGCGGCGATGACGGTGGCAGGCCGTTCATAAAGTGTAATGACAGTGGTGTTAGGATTGTAGAAGCAAAGTGTAGAAATAAAACAATTGATGAATGGTTGGCTATGTTTATGAATGATGCATCTGTTAATGAGGAGCTTGTTTATGATCAAGTTCTTGGTCCTGATTTGGGATTTGCACCTCTTCTGTTCATACAG TTCACTTGGTTCAAATGTGGAGGGATGTCAATTGGGCTAAGTTGGGCTCATGTCCTTGGAGATGCATTTTCAGCTTCAAATTTCCTCAACATTTGGGCACAAATCATGGCTGGTCAACTCCCACCTCAATTTCTGAAGAAGCCAACAATAACCAACAAATTCATCAATAGTCCATTATTATTATCTCCAGTTGAGAGGTTACCATTTTTTATAAAGAGAGTTGATCCAGTCGGTGATCATTGGAAACTCACCAACACTTGCAAAATGCAATCACATTCTTTCCATATCACACAAAAGCAACTAAACCAACTAATTTTCAAGGGTTGTGGAACTAAAGTGAAGCCTTTTGATGCAATTTGTGCTACAGTGTGGAAAATTTTGGCTAAGGTAAGGGGGAAATATTCATCAGAGCCCAATATTGTGACAATTATACGTAGGGACGACAAATCTTGTGACAGAAAAACAACTGAAGTGTCAAGCAACGGTCAAGTGATTAGCATAATTGAAGCAAATAACGTCATAGTTTCTGAGGCTGATACTTCAAAATTGGCGAAGTTGATTGCTGAAAAGGTTGTGAACGAGACTAGAGTTGTCGAAGATTTAATGAAAAAAGAAAATGGCACTTCGGACTTTGTTGTGTATGGGGCAAATCTCACATTTGTGAATCTTGAAGAGGCAAAGATTTATGATTTGGAAGTTAGGGGTAAAAAACCAATTTTTGCAAGTTATAACATAAGTGGGGTTGGTGATGAAGGTGTTGTTTTGGTATTGCCAGGGCCTAAAAATTTGAATGGAAAAGAAGGTGGAAGGATAGTGAATGTGATTTTGCCTGAAGATCAAATTGAAGGGTTGAAAAATGAGATGAGAGAGGCATAA